The Gemmatimonadota bacterium DH-78 region GATGGCGGTGACCGGGATCGATGTGTCACCCGGCAGCCGCAACGTGATTCCCGACACCGTGGTGCTGGCGCTCGACTGGCGGGTGCTGCCGGGCACCACCTCCGACGACCTGGTCGCCCGGGTGCGCGACGCCCTCGACCGACGGCTGCCGATCCTGCCGGAGGGGCATGCGGTCGAGGTGCGGATGGCGCTCGAGGAGCAGGTCACCTACACCGGTCTGGAGCACGACCGCAACCTGCTGACACCCGGCTTCCTCGTGGCGCCGGATCACCCGATCGCGGTCGCCGGGGCGGCCGCGATCGGGCGTCGGGAGGGGGAGGGGGCCGCCGCCATCCGGCCCTGGACCTTCGCCACCGACGGCGGGTGGAGCTGCGGGGTGAACGGCATCCCCACCGTGGGGTTCGCCCCCGGCGAGGAGCGCCACGCGCACACCAACCGGGAGCGTCTCGATCTCGACGAGGCGCGGTGGGCCTACGGCCGCTACCCCGCGCTCATCGAGGCGGTCATGACTGCGGCGGGTTCGGCGCGCGGGTCGGCGTAGCCTCCGTCCGGCCCGACTGGAGCGCCTTCCGGTTCGCGGCGCGCAGCACCTCTTCGAGGTCCAGTCCGAGCGAGGCAGCCAGCGTCTCCACGGTGCCGAGGGCACCGCGCACCTTCTGGTTGGCCGCGTTGGCCACCCCGTCGCCATCGCCTCCGTCCATCACCACCAGGCGGTCGATCTCGGTGCCCTTCACCGCTTCGACGGCGGTCGTCAGCAGCTCGGGCAGCTTCTCGGCCAGGAAGACGGCGAAGGCCTGATCGCCGCCCTGCTGCACCTCGGCGTAGAGCCGCTTGAGCACCTCCACCTGCGCCTTTCCTCGCTCGAGGATCGGGGCCGCTTCGGCTTCGGCCTCGGCCTTGCGCGCCTCGCGGTCGGCCAGGGCGGGCTCGATCACGTCGGCGCGGAGTCGCTCCTGCTCCCGCTCCACGCGCTTGCGCTCGAGTTCGCGCTGCGCCTCCACCTCGGCCTGCTCGGCCTTCACGCGGGCCGTGCGCTCGGCGATCTCACCCTCCTCGTCGAGCTGGGCCTGTCGCACCCGCAGCGTGTTCTGCGCCTCGGCCACGTTGACCGCCGTCTCGGCCTCGCGCACTTCGGCGCGCTTGCGGGCCTCGGCCTGGGCCTCGCGGGTGTCGGCCTCGGCGTTGGCCTCGGCGATCTCCGCCTCGCGCACCGCCTCGGCGGCCTTCTTCCGCCCGATGGCCTCGAGATAGCCCCGCTCGTCGCTCACGTTCTGAATCTTGAGCACGTCGAGGTGGAATCCCAGTGCCGCGAGATCCTCGCCCGCGTCCTCGGCCAGCGCCTTGGCGAAGCCGAGCCGGTCCTCGTTCACCGCTTCGGGGGTGAGGGTGGCCAGCACGCCGCGCAGGTTACCCATGAGGGTGTCCTTGGCCATCGACTGAATCTCCACCTCGGTCTTTCCGAGCAGGCGCTCCACGGCGTTGTTGAAGGTGGTCTCGGGCTCGGAGGCGATCTTCACGTTCGCGATCGCCTCCACGTTCAGCGGAATGTTGCCCTTCGAGAAGGCGTTCTTCACCGAGATCTCGATCGGGAAGGTCTCGAGACTCACGTGCTGCACCGTCTCGACGATCGGAATGCGCAGGGTGCGCCCTCCGATCACCGAACGGTAGCCGATGCGCTGACCGCTCTGCAGCTGGCGGTTGCGACCGGTGATGACGGCGGCCCGGTTGGGCGGCACGATCACGATGAGGGCCTTCACGGTGGCCACCGCCACGAGGGCGACCACCAGGATGACCAGGGCGAGCACGGCCGCGCCGATCAGTGTCTCGGTTCCCATAGCTTCACTCCAGAACGGTCGGTCGGTGCCGACGGGTGGGGGAGTTTCGTCGAATACGGCCCGCGGGGCCGCGGCCTTCATCGGTGGATCAGTGCTCTCCGGAGCCCAGCGCGTCGAGCTCGTCGGCCGCGAGCGGTGCGACCCGCGCGACGCCGCCTTCCATGTCGACCACGATCACCCGGCTCCAGGCGGCGGGATCGCCCTCGGTGGTCGAGTGGGGGAGGGCCCGAAGCGCGAAGCGACGCCCGCCGCGTTCCACCATCACCGTGCCCGGCCGCACCTCGTCGATGGGGAGGGTGACCACCCCGTCGAGCCCGACCAGCGAGGAGTCCCCCTGGTGTTCTCCGGAGTCGGTCTTCACCAGGAAGTGGAAGACGAGACTCACGAGCAGTCCGGAGGCGATTCCGCCGACCACCGAGAAGGCCAGGGTGGTGATCAGCCCGACGCCGAGCTGGGTGAGCACCGTGCCGGTCGCCCCGAAGCCGAAGAGGGCGTACACCACGGTGCGGATCGAGAAGATGCGGCTGGCGGCGTCGTCGGGCCCGCCGTCGAGATCGGCCACCCCGTCGAGGGCGTCGCCGTCCAGATCCAGATCGAGGTCGAGACCCCCGTCGAGATCGATGTCGCCCTCGCCGCCTCCGCCGAGCACGGAGAGAAGCAGGAAGCCGCCACCGATGATCAACGAGAACAGGTAGAGTGCGAGCATGCGACCCGGGGTGGTCGGGGAAGGGGACCCCTGCAAGATACACCGGCGCATCGGCCGCCGCAGGGGCGGCGATTCCGATTGACCGGGTTCCGCGGCAGGACTACGTTTTCGGGCTGTCCGCGGCCCTCCGCGCCGCGATTCGTCCCGCTTCGGAATCGACAGGAACCAAGCCATGCTGAAGGTCGGCATCGTCGGTCTGCCCAACGTCGGCAAGTCCTCGCTCTTCAACGCGCTCACCGCCGCCGGCGCGCCGTCGGAGAACTACCCCTTCTGCACCGTCGACCCGAACGTCGGCACCGTCGAGGTGCCCGATCCGCGACTGCAGCGGATCCACGAGCTGACCGGCTCGAAGACGATCGTGCCCACCGTCATGCAGTTCGTCGACATCGCGGGGCTGGTGAAGGGGGCCTCGGAGGGCGAGGGGCTCGGCAACCAGTTCCTCGCCAACATCCGCGAGGTGGACGCCATCGCCCACGTGCTCCGCTGCTTCGACGACTCCGACATCACGCACGTGCTCGGCGACGTCGACCCCGTGCGCGACCGCGACGTGGTGGAGACCGAGCTCGCCCTGTCCGACCTCGACATGGTCGAGCGCCGTCTCGACCGGGTGGGCAAGAAGGCGAAGAGCGGCGAGAAGGAGGCGATCGCCGAGCAGGCGGTGCTGCGGAAGGTGTTCGATGCGCTGAGCGAGGGCGTCGCGGTGCGCACCCTCGAGTTCACCCCCGAGGAGCGGAAGATCCTCAAGACCTTCCAGCTGCTCACCGCCAAGCCGGTGCTGTACGTGGCCAACGTGGCCGAGTCGGATCTGCCCGAGGGAGACAACGAGCAGGTGCGGGCGCTGCGCGCCGCGATCGAGGCCGAAGACGCCGGCGAGGTGGTGGTGATCTGCTCGGCCATCGAGTCGGAGCTGGCCGAGCTGGAGCCCGAGGAGAAGGCCGAGTTCCTGGCCGACATGGGGCTCACCGAGCCCGGCCTCGACCGGCTCATCCACGCCGCCTACCACCTGCTCGGGCTGCTCACCTTCTTCACCACGGGGGAGCGCGAGTCGCGGGCCTGGACCGCGCGCCGGGGCTCGACCGCCCCCGAGGCCGCCGGGGTGATCCACTCCGACTTCCAGCGCGGCTTCATCCGCGCCGAGACGGTCGCCTACGACACCTTCCAGGAGGTCGGGTCGTGGAAGGAGGCCCGCGACAAGGGGCTCCTGCGCAGCGAGGGCAAGGAGTACATCGTCCAGGATGCGGACATCATGCTGTTCCGGTTCAACGTGTAGGATGGTACCTTAACAGGCTCACAACCGATCCCGCTCCATCGATCCGGACGCACCGCAGCGACCCGGATGGAGGATGGAGCCCGTACGACTTCACACGGTCCGAGGGAAGCATGCGGCTCTACGAAGTGGTGTACATCTTCGACGCGACGCTCGAGGAAGACGGCGTCAACGCGAAGCTCGAGAAGTTCCACACGATCCTCACCAACGACGGCGCCGAGGTGGTGGCGGTCGATCACTGGGGCGCGCGTCAGCTCGCCTACCCGATCGCCAATCACGGGTCGGGCTACTACGTGGTCGCCCACCTGGAGGCGCCGGCCGAGGCGCTGCCCGAGTTCGAGCGCATCATCAAGCTCGACGAGGAGTGCCTCCGCTACCTCGTGGTGCTGAACGAGGGCGAGCCGACCACCGGCCTGTCGCTGGTCGCCGAGCCCCGCCCGGGCGCCGAGAACGAGGACGAGGACGAGGACGAGGAAGAAGAGGACGACGACGACGACAGCCCGCCGGAGTTTCAGGGCGGTCGCGGACGTCGGCGTCGCCACGAGGGACCGGCCGTCACGCTCCTCAACTACAAGGACGTGTCGACGCTCTCGCGCTTCCTGACCGAGGGCGGCAAGATCCTGCCCCGGCGCACGACGAAGGTGTCGTCGCGCTTCCAGCGCCAGCTCGGAACCGCCGTGAAGCGGGCCCGCTACCTGTCGCTGATCCCGTACGTGCGGGACCACGAGGTCTGATTCCGGTGACGGAGGATCCCGCGACGCGGCCACCCGCCACGCAGCGGGACCGGGGGGAGTGGAAGCGGGCGTTCGCCCTCTTCCTGCTCCTCCTGGCCTTCTCCTCCGTTTCCCCGATGATCCTGGTGGGGCTGCCGTTCGCCCTGCTGGTGCTGCTGCTCCCGATTCGTCGGTTCGGTGCACTCGCTCTGGCGGCGCTGGTCCTCATGCTCGCCTTCGGCGCGCGGGATCCATCGGGGCTGTGGTACGCCGAGCGCGGTTGGGCCGTGCTGCTCGGTGGCTGGTTCGCGGGGCTCACCCTGCGCTGGCCCGCCTCCCGCTTCACGGCGCGGGGGCTCGGGGCCGCGGTGGGTGCGTCGGTCACGGCCGGCGTGTGGTTCGCGGTGCGTCCGACGGCGTGGGCCGTGCTGGACTGGCGGATCGGAGAACGGATTCGCCAGGGCAGCTCGGCGGCGATGCAGACCATGCAGCTCGTGCGCGGAGGGGAGCCGGTACCGCAGAATCTGGCCGACGCCGTCTACACCACGGCCGAGAGCCAGGCCCTGCTCTTTCCGGCGCTCGTCGCACTGACGTCGTTCGCCGCCCTCGGGGTGGCCTGGTGGATGTACGTCCGGGTCGCACTCGGGCGGGTGGGGGCTCTCGGGCCTCTGAAGGATTTCCGGTTCAACGACCACCTCGTGTGGCTGTTCGTGGCCGGGCTGCTCACTCTGCTCCTGGGAGCGGGAGAGCTGTGGACCCGCGCGGGGTCCAATGCAGTGTTGTTCATGGGCGCGCTCTACACCCTGCGGGGTGCGGCGGTGCTGCTCTTCGTGAACGGTGGGATTTCGGCGCTGGGGATCGCGGTCGTGACGCTGGGAATGCTCTTCCTGGCCCCGGCCCTGATCGTGGGAGCGCTGGTCATCGGACTTGGAGACACCTGGCTCGACATCAGAGCGCGAGCCGCGCGAGCCGCCGAGGCGGATCGCTGACATTCGAGGAGACCATCATGAAGGTGATTCTGAAGGCGGACATGCCGAACCTGGGCGAGACCGGCGAAGTGGTCGATGTGAAGCCCGGCTACGCGCGCAACTACCTGCTTCCCCAGGGCTACGCCTACGAGGCGAGCGCGACCAACCTCGCGCGCATCGAGGAAGAGCAGCGCCAGGCCGAGGAGCGCGCCCGTCGCGACTACCTCGAGGCCCGTCGTCGCGCTGCCCAGCTCGCCGACGCCACCGTCGTCTTCCAGGCGCACGCCGGCGAGGGTGAGGACGCCAAGCTGTTCGGTTCGGTCACGAACGCCGACATCGCCGATCGTCTGAACGCCGAGGGCGGGCTCGACTTCGAGCTCGACAAGCGACTGGTGCAGCTCGACGAGCCGATCAAGGCGCTCGGCGCGTACCAGGTGCCGGTGAAGCTGCACGGCGAGGTCGTGATCGAGATCGACGTGCGCGTCGAGCGGGACGAGGCGTGACCTCCGAAGGCGTTCCCGACGTCATCCGCCGGGCCGGGGAACTGGCCCTGGAGCGGAAGGCGCACGATGTCATGGCCCTCGACCTCCGGGGAATCAACACCGCCACCGACTTCTTCGTGCTCGCCTCGGGATCGTCCGACGTGCAGGTGAAGGCGATCGCCGACCACATCGTCGACGAGCTGAAGAAGGAGGGCCATCGCCCCGACCACGTCGAAGGCGTGGGTGGGGGGCGATGGGCCCTCCTCGACTACATCGACTTCGTCGTGCACGTCTTCCACGTGCAGGCTCGGGAGTTCTACCAGCTCGAGTCGCTGTGGGGAGACGCGCCGCGTACGGAGTTCGCCGACGGAGACGCCTCGACGGAGTCCCCGGAGTAGCTCCGTGACCGGTCGCATTCGGCGGGTCGCCTCATTACATTGCTCGCGCTCCAACAGGGCCCCCGGCAGGGCGGTCCATCTTCCCGTTCCCCGCTCCCCGACGCCATGACGCCCGACGTCTCCTGGCACGGTCTGTCCATCGATGCGCCGGGGCCGCCCCCCGCTGAACTCGACCGCACGGGGGCGGTGGCTCTGATCCCCGCCGGGGACCGGGCCTTCGCGGCAGCCGCGGCGCTCACCCTCGCCCGGTCGCTGGCGCGGCACGGCCGACGGGTCTTTCTCTGCGACCTCGATCTCGCCGCCCCTCGACTGCACATCATGGCCGGGGTGCCGCGCGACGCCGGCGTGACCGACTTCGTGCTCTACGGCGCGAGCGCGGGGCATGTGGTGACCGAACTCGAGGAGCGTCTGCTCTTCGTGTCTTCGGGGACTCCGGTCGTGGCGTACGAGACGGTCTTCGGCAGCGACCGCTGGGAGGCCTTGATCGCGGCGGCCACGCACGCTCGCGCCTGTCTGCTCCTGATGGTGCCGCCCGAGGTGAAGGGTGCCGACGCCGTGCTCGCTCGGGCCGAAACCCTGGTGGCGCTCGGGGAAGAGGACGAGTGCCCGGACCTCGGCGATCACGCGTCGAAGCTGCGTCTGGGTTTCCACCCCCACGCTCCCGCTCCCGCGCCGCCGGTCGAGGCCCCCGCGCAGGGCGCGGTCCACGCCACGATCGAGCCGGCCCGCGAGGACGACGTCTGGTCGGCGGACCCCGCCGCCACGGGCCCCGACCCGGACGCGGAGGAGACGCTCAGCCTGGCGACCGCCGCCGCCATGAACCGCGCGCACCGCAAGGCGTCGGAATCGAGCGAGGGGGGAAGCCGCCTGTGGCTGCTCCTCCTGCTGCTGCTCCTGCTCGCGGTGGTCGTGGCCGGGTGGATGGGCTGGATCTCCGTGCCGGGGATCGTGCCGAGGCGCGCCGAGACCTCGCAGGCCGTCGCCCGCGAGGCGGCGGTCGATCCCTCGTCGACCCCGGCGGCCGCGCGCGACGAGGCGTCACCGGCGCCGCTGTCCGACACCGCGCCGCCGTCCACCCCCTCCGCCACCGAGGCACCGGTGCAGGGATGGACGCTGCGACTGGGCGCGTTCCAGAACGGCGACGTCGCGCGGCGGGAGGCCGCCCGCTACGGCGCCGCCGCGCCCGGGCACGTCTTCGCCGTCGTCCCGGTCGACATCGGCGACACCCGCTGGTTCCGGGTGGTGTCGGTGGTGGCCACCGACGAGGCCGCCGCCGAGATGGAGCGCGCCGCGCTCGCCAGCCAGCTCGCGGTCGGAGCCGACGACTCCAACGGGTGGATCTCCCGCTCGTCGCCCTTCGCCTTCCTGCTCTCGGAGCACGGGGCTCGGAGCGAGGCCGAGGCGCGGGTGGCCGCCCTCGTCGCGGAGGGTGTCGACGCCTACCTGCTGGCCGTTCCCGGAGCCGACGGAGCACCCGGCTACCGGGTGTACGCCGGGGCCTACGCCGACGTGGCCGAGGCCCGCGCCATGCAGGAGGTGCTGCAGGGGGTCGGGCTCGGCTCGGCTCTGCTGGTGGAGCGCCGGGGGACCCGCCCCGAATGAGACTCTCCTCCCTGAAGGTCCACGGCTTCAAGTCGTTCGCCGACGCCACCGAGGTGGCCTTCCACGACGGCGTGACCGCCATCGTGGGGCCCAATGGCTGCGGCAAGTCCAAC contains the following coding sequences:
- a CDS encoding SPFH domain-containing protein, producing the protein MGTETLIGAAVLALVILVVALVAVATVKALIVIVPPNRAAVITGRNRQLQSGQRIGYRSVIGGRTLRIPIVETVQHVSLETFPIEISVKNAFSKGNIPLNVEAIANVKIASEPETTFNNAVERLLGKTEVEIQSMAKDTLMGNLRGVLATLTPEAVNEDRLGFAKALAEDAGEDLAALGFHLDVLKIQNVSDERGYLEAIGRKKAAEAVREAEIAEANAEADTREAQAEARKRAEVREAETAVNVAEAQNTLRVRQAQLDEEGEIAERTARVKAEQAEVEAQRELERKRVEREQERLRADVIEPALADREARKAEAEAEAAPILERGKAQVEVLKRLYAEVQQGGDQAFAVFLAEKLPELLTTAVEAVKGTEIDRLVVMDGGDGDGVANAANQKVRGALGTVETLAASLGLDLEEVLRAANRKALQSGRTEATPTRAPNPPQS
- a CDS encoding NfeD family protein, whose protein sequence is MLALYLFSLIIGGGFLLLSVLGGGGEGDIDLDGGLDLDLDLDGDALDGVADLDGGPDDAASRIFSIRTVVYALFGFGATGTVLTQLGVGLITTLAFSVVGGIASGLLVSLVFHFLVKTDSGEHQGDSSLVGLDGVVTLPIDEVRPGTVMVERGGRRFALRALPHSTTEGDPAAWSRVIVVDMEGGVARVAPLAADELDALGSGEH
- the ychF gene encoding redox-regulated ATPase YchF, coding for MLKVGIVGLPNVGKSSLFNALTAAGAPSENYPFCTVDPNVGTVEVPDPRLQRIHELTGSKTIVPTVMQFVDIAGLVKGASEGEGLGNQFLANIREVDAIAHVLRCFDDSDITHVLGDVDPVRDRDVVETELALSDLDMVERRLDRVGKKAKSGEKEAIAEQAVLRKVFDALSEGVAVRTLEFTPEERKILKTFQLLTAKPVLYVANVAESDLPEGDNEQVRALRAAIEAEDAGEVVVICSAIESELAELEPEEKAEFLADMGLTEPGLDRLIHAAYHLLGLLTFFTTGERESRAWTARRGSTAPEAAGVIHSDFQRGFIRAETVAYDTFQEVGSWKEARDKGLLRSEGKEYIVQDADIMLFRFNV
- the rpsF gene encoding 30S ribosomal protein S6 produces the protein MRLYEVVYIFDATLEEDGVNAKLEKFHTILTNDGAEVVAVDHWGARQLAYPIANHGSGYYVVAHLEAPAEALPEFERIIKLDEECLRYLVVLNEGEPTTGLSLVAEPRPGAENEDEDEDEEEEDDDDDSPPEFQGGRGRRRRHEGPAVTLLNYKDVSTLSRFLTEGGKILPRRTTKVSSRFQRQLGTAVKRARYLSLIPYVRDHEV
- a CDS encoding DUF2232 domain-containing protein is translated as MTEDPATRPPATQRDRGEWKRAFALFLLLLAFSSVSPMILVGLPFALLVLLLPIRRFGALALAALVLMLAFGARDPSGLWYAERGWAVLLGGWFAGLTLRWPASRFTARGLGAAVGASVTAGVWFAVRPTAWAVLDWRIGERIRQGSSAAMQTMQLVRGGEPVPQNLADAVYTTAESQALLFPALVALTSFAALGVAWWMYVRVALGRVGALGPLKDFRFNDHLVWLFVAGLLTLLLGAGELWTRAGSNAVLFMGALYTLRGAAVLLFVNGGISALGIAVVTLGMLFLAPALIVGALVIGLGDTWLDIRARAARAAEADR
- the rplI gene encoding 50S ribosomal protein L9 — translated: MKVILKADMPNLGETGEVVDVKPGYARNYLLPQGYAYEASATNLARIEEEQRQAEERARRDYLEARRRAAQLADATVVFQAHAGEGEDAKLFGSVTNADIADRLNAEGGLDFELDKRLVQLDEPIKALGAYQVPVKLHGEVVIEIDVRVERDEA
- the rsfS gene encoding ribosome silencing factor gives rise to the protein MTSEGVPDVIRRAGELALERKAHDVMALDLRGINTATDFFVLASGSSDVQVKAIADHIVDELKKEGHRPDHVEGVGGGRWALLDYIDFVVHVFHVQAREFYQLESLWGDAPRTEFADGDASTESPE
- a CDS encoding SPOR domain-containing protein: MTPDVSWHGLSIDAPGPPPAELDRTGAVALIPAGDRAFAAAAALTLARSLARHGRRVFLCDLDLAAPRLHIMAGVPRDAGVTDFVLYGASAGHVVTELEERLLFVSSGTPVVAYETVFGSDRWEALIAAATHARACLLLMVPPEVKGADAVLARAETLVALGEEDECPDLGDHASKLRLGFHPHAPAPAPPVEAPAQGAVHATIEPAREDDVWSADPAATGPDPDAEETLSLATAAAMNRAHRKASESSEGGSRLWLLLLLLLLLAVVVAGWMGWISVPGIVPRRAETSQAVAREAAVDPSSTPAAARDEASPAPLSDTAPPSTPSATEAPVQGWTLRLGAFQNGDVARREAARYGAAAPGHVFAVVPVDIGDTRWFRVVSVVATDEAAAEMERAALASQLAVGADDSNGWISRSSPFAFLLSEHGARSEAEARVAALVAEGVDAYLLAVPGADGAPGYRVYAGAYADVAEARAMQEVLQGVGLGSALLVERRGTRPE